The following proteins are encoded in a genomic region of Dokdonia donghaensis DSW-1:
- a CDS encoding 2,3,4,5-tetrahydropyridine-2,6-dicarboxylate N-succinyltransferase gives MTQLQNIIEEAWDDRTHLTNPVTINAIREVVDMLDRGTLRVAEPTENGWQVNEWVKKAVVLYFPIQKMETLEAGIFEYHDKIPLKRDYENRGIRVVPNAVARHGAYISKGVILMPSYVNIGAYVDEGTMVDTWATVGSCAQIGKNVHLSGGVGIGGVLEPLQASPVIIEDGAFIGSRCIVVEGVHVEKEAVLGANVVLTMSTKIIDVTGDEPVEMKGRVPARSVVIPGSYTKKFAAGEYQVPCALIIGKRKESTNKKTSLNDALREYDVAV, from the coding sequence ATGACACAACTTCAGAATATTATTGAAGAAGCGTGGGACGACCGTACGCACCTTACTAACCCAGTAACTATAAACGCCATACGTGAGGTGGTAGATATGCTAGACCGCGGTACCCTGCGTGTTGCAGAGCCTACAGAAAATGGATGGCAAGTAAACGAGTGGGTAAAGAAAGCTGTTGTACTTTATTTTCCTATCCAGAAAATGGAAACTCTTGAAGCTGGTATATTTGAATATCACGACAAAATTCCTCTCAAGAGAGATTACGAAAACCGTGGTATACGTGTAGTACCTAACGCTGTTGCAAGACACGGAGCATACATCTCAAAAGGAGTCATCCTTATGCCTAGCTATGTAAATATAGGTGCCTATGTAGACGAGGGTACAATGGTAGACACCTGGGCAACCGTAGGTAGCTGTGCTCAAATAGGTAAAAATGTACACCTTAGTGGTGGTGTAGGTATAGGTGGTGTACTTGAGCCGTTACAAGCCTCTCCCGTAATTATAGAAGATGGTGCTTTTATAGGATCTAGATGTATCGTAGTAGAAGGTGTACACGTAGAGAAAGAAGCCGTACTAGGCGCAAACGTAGTACTTACTATGAGTACAAAAATTATAGACGTTACTGGTGACGAGCCAGTAGAGATGAAAGGCCGCGTGCCAGCTCGCTCTGTAGTGATACCAGGAAGTTATACAAAAAAGTTTGCCGCCGGAGAGTACCAAGTACCTTGCGCACTTATCATAGGTAAACGTAAAGAAAGTACAAATAAGAAAACATCTCTTAACGACGCACTAAGAGAATATGATGTAGCCGTATAA
- the ruvX gene encoding Holliday junction resolvase RuvX: protein MARIIAIDYGTKRTGVAVTDELQLIASGLTTVPTKDIFKFLATYLAEEKVEAMVIGEPKRMNNEASDVEEHIVRFRESVEKKHPELKIIRQDERFTSKMAFQTMLDSGIGKKKRQNKALVDQISATIILQDYLYNK from the coding sequence ATGGCACGCATCATTGCAATAGATTATGGAACAAAGCGCACGGGAGTCGCGGTGACAGATGAGTTGCAACTTATTGCTTCTGGCTTAACCACGGTACCGACTAAAGATATTTTTAAATTTTTAGCGACCTACCTAGCCGAAGAAAAAGTAGAGGCAATGGTCATAGGAGAGCCTAAACGTATGAATAATGAGGCGAGTGATGTTGAGGAGCATATAGTACGCTTTCGCGAAAGCGTAGAAAAAAAACATCCCGAGCTTAAAATCATTAGGCAAGATGAGCGTTTTACCTCAAAGATGGCTTTCCAGACAATGCTAGATAGCGGCATCGGTAAAAAGAAGAGACAAAATAAAGCACTTGTAGATCAAATAAGTGCAACCATTATACTGCAGGATTACCTGTATAATAAATAG